Genomic DNA from Deltaproteobacteria bacterium:
CCAGCACCAGGGCGCAATCCTCCACGGTCTTGGTGAAGGGGCCGAAGTGGTCCGACGAGAAGCCGCCGGTGCCGGCGATGCCGCCGTAGCGGCTTACCCGCCCGTAGGTGGCCTTGAGGCCCACGGTGCCGCACCAGGCGGCGGGGTTGCGGACGGAGCCGGCGTTGTCGGTGCCGATGGAGATCAGGCACAGGTCCGCGGCCACGGCGGCGGCCGAGCCCCCGCTGGAGCCGCCCGGCACCCGGCTCTGGTCCCACGGGTTGTGCGTGGTGCCGAAGTACGGGTTCATGGTGGTGCCGCCGCCAGCCCACTCGTGCATGTTGTTCTTGCCCAGGACGATGGCTCCGGCCTCCCGCAGCCGGGTCACCACGGTGGCGTCGAAGTCGGGCTTCCAGTCCGCCAGGATCTTGCTGCCGGCGGTGGTGGGGTAGCCCTTGACCGCGAGGTTGTCCTTGATGGACACGGGCATGCCGTGGAGCGGGCCGCGATGGTTCCCGCTTGCGATCTCGTCCTCGGCCCGGCGCGCGGCCGCCATGGCGTCCTCCTCCATGACGGTGCTGTAGGCGTTGAGGGTGGGATTGAGGCGCTTGATCCGCTCCAGGTAGCAGGCGGTGACGTCTACGGGCGAAACCTCGCGGGCGACGATGCGCGGAGCCAGGTTCGCGATGGTGAGGGTTGTGGGGTCCAACTCGGGCATGGGGCTTCCTTTCGCTAGCGGTGAAAATGGCGTCCTTCGACTTCGCTTCGCTACGCTCAGGACGAACGGAAGATGAGCACGACGAGCGATGATGTGTATGCCGTTCGTCCTGAGCGTAGCGAAGCGAAGTCGAAGGACGCCCGTCAGCCGACGTCGGCGCAAGCCGGGATGACCTCGCGTCCCCAGAGCTCCATGGTGTGGTCGAACACGCGGTTGGGGGGCGTCAGCAGCAAATGGGTGACGCCGGCTTCCCCTAGCTCGCGGACGCGGGCGATGCACTCTGCGGGCGTCCCTGCAATGGCGAAACGGTGTAGCAGGTAGTCGGTGATGAGCGCCGGGTCGGCGCGTTCCTCCAGCGGCTTGCTGATGTCAAAGCCGGCCATGAACCGCTTGACGCCGTCCAGCTCTTCCGGCGGCACGGTTTCGTAGGTGAACCGGAAGTTGTGGTGCGCGCGGTTGGCCAGGCGGTAGCGCACGATGTCGCGCGCCCGGTCGCCGTCCTCGTCGACACTGATCATGCCGGCCATGGCGACGTCGATGTCCGACAGCTCGCGGCCGTCCTCCTTGGCGCCGGCGGCGATGTGGGCCTGGGCCCACTCCAGCACGTCGAGGTCGAACCCGGTGCCGAGCATGATGCCGTCGCTGTAGCGTCCCGCCACCCGCAGGCTCCGGGGGCCCTCCGCGGCCACGTAGAGCGGCACCGGGAGCTTGCCGACGGTGAGCGCGGTCGTGCCGGCGCCTTCCTTGCCCCGGGGCACCTCGATGCGGCGCCCCTGGATCAGCTCGCGGATGGTGGCGAGCCCGGCCGCGAACTCCTTGAGCGGGGTGGCCTTGCGCCCCAGCCTGTAGGTGGAGCCGTCCCCTGTCCCCAGCCCCAGGATCGCCCGGCCGTCCGAGATCTCGTTGCACGTGGCAGCGGACAGGGCCAGGGTCGTGGGGTCGCGGTAGGCCATGGTGGTGGCAGCGATGCCGAAACGGAGCCTTTCCGTCCGCAGCGCGCACACGGTCATGGCCTGGAACCCGTCCAGGTTGTTCAGGTGGCCGTCGGCGAAGAAGAGGGCGTGGAAGCCCAGGGCTTCCGCGGCCACGGCGCGGCGGGTGATCTCTTCCGCGTTCCGGGCCGGGGCGTGGATCGAGAAGAGCACGGTTGTCCTTTCGCTCGGCGGTTGATCAGGGCCGTGGCGGGCGGCGGAGGGTTCCGCCGCCTCCCACGGGAGACCCGCACGTCAATGGCGAGACCGATCGGTTTACGCCATCCCGAACAGCCGCATGGCGTTGCCGCCCAGGATCTTTTCCTTGTCCTCGTCGGAGATGCCTTCCAGCTCCTGCACCATCCGCACCGTGCCTTCCTTCCAGGTGCCCGACGGATCGTTGTGCGGGTAGTCGCTGCCCACCGTCAGGTTGTGGTCCTTCCAGAAGTCGCAGGCGTAGCGGACGGAGGTCTCGGCGGCGAAGGCCGAAACCCAGATCTGGCTGAAGAACTCGCTCGGGGCCTTGCCGAGCTTCTTGCGGGCGTCGGGGTCCATGTCCAGGCGGTTCATGAGCCACGGCACGAAGGCGGCCGAGCCCTCCACGAAGCAGATGCGCAGGTCGGGGAACTCCTTCAGGGCGCCGCGCAGGATCAGGCTGCCCATGTCGACGATGTAGCGGAAGGGAAACGCCAGCAGGAAGGGCAGGGCGTTGTTGTCGGCCTCCAGAAAGAGCTGCTCGATGCCCACCAACGCCGGGTTGGGATGGCCCTGGCGGTCCGACGCCGTGTCGTGCACCAGGATCGGCACGTCGAGCTGGCACACCTTGTCGTAGAACGGCCACAGCCGCTCGGCGCCCAGGTTGGCGTCCTCGAAGCCGCCCATGAACTTCACCGCCTTGAGGCCGAGCTGGTTCACCATCCGGTCCAGCTCCCTGCAGGACTCCTCCACGTCCGGCAGGAACACCCATCCGACGCCGATGTAGCGCTCGGGGTGGGCGCATTCCGCGAGGTCCCGGGCCACCGCGTCGTTGTAGCGCCGGGCCAGCTCGCACCCCAGGTCCCGGTCCCAGGTGTACAGCAGCTCGCGGTTCTCCGGGATGAGCACGTGCTTGTCGAAGCCCTCGAAGTCGGCCTGCGCCACGCGGGTGTCAAGGTGCCAGCGCCCCTTGGGTGACTGGTCCTTGATGAGGGTGCCGTCCGGCAGCACGGACTTCACCTCGTCGCCGTTCCGCACTACGCGGGGCGATTCCGGATACTGGTCGCTGATGCCTTCCAGGAACTTCACCGGGAAGTAATGGGTGTCGCAGTCGATGTACATCGGCCGTCCTCCGTTACGCATACGTAAAGATCGCCCGCCCCAGGATCTTGCCTTCCTCCAGGTCCGCTACCGCCTCGTTGACCTGATCCAGGCTGTAGCGGCGCGTCACCAGGTCGTCGAGCTTGAGCTTGCCTTCCCGGTACCAGCGGACGAACGTGGGGAAGTCGCGGTCCGGGAGGCAGTCGCCGGCGTGGGTGCGGGTGAAGTAGCGCCCTCCGGCGAAGAGATTGGTGTTGATGAGCGGCGTCGCGCCGGGGGGCGGCAGGCCGATCAAAAGGGCGGTGCCGCCGCGCTCGAGCCCCGGAGCCCCGGTGCGCACCGAGCGCAGGATCTGGTCCTGGGTGGTGGGATGCCCCACCGCGTCTAGCGCGTAGTCCGCGCCGCCACCGGTCAAGTCGGTGATGGCCTCCACTGGGTCCACCTTGCCGGCGTTGATGCAGTGGGTGGCGCCGAAGCCCTTGGCGAATTCGAGCTTCTCGTCGTCCAGGTCCACGGCGATGAGCGGGTAGGCGTCCACCACCGCGGCGGCCGAGATGGCGCACATGCCGATGCCGCCTACCCCGTAGACCGCCACCGACTGCCCCGGGCCCACCCGCAGCGTGTTGATGATGGCGCCGGAGCCGGTGGTGACGGCGCATCCGATGACGGATGTCACCTCCGTGTCCACGTCGTCGTCCATGGGTAGCACCACCCGCTCGGACGCCACCAGGTGCTCCGCCCAGGTGGACGCCGACGCCCAGATGGACTGTTCGCGCCAGACCGCCGGGATGGGCGGCCGCATGTTGAGGGCGTGGGAGACGGGCGGCAGCGGCGACTCGGGGGCGTTGCGGTCGACCCAGGTGGTGAAGACCCGGTCGCCCTCCTTCACGTGGGTCACGTCGCGGCCTTTGGCCACCACCACGCCGGTGGACTCGTGCCCCAGGAGCGCCGGCAGCTTGGAACGCTGTTCCTCCGGGGAGCGTTGGATCTGGTGGAGCTGCGAGTGGCAGATGCCGCTGGCGTAGAGCTTCACCAGCACCTGGTCGGGAGCCGGGTCCGGAAACGTGACCTCGTCCACCACCAGGGGTTTGCGCGATTCCACCAGGATCGCGGCACGGGACTTCGTTGGCATGGCGCTTTCCTTTCCGTCAGACGGCCGGGGCCGTGCCGGCCCCCAAGGCCGTGTGGCCGCCCGTGGGCGGCTTCGCAAATTTCGTGACTAGTTGCCGGCGGGTGGTTTGTCAAGGGATCGCCCGGCGGCGGTTTCCGCTGGTTCCCGTTTCAAAAAGGTGGTATCCACGACTACGGAATTCAGTGTTCCGTCCCCGCGCCCGCGCATCCTCACAACGCGGTTTGCGAGACGGGACGCCAGGAAATCGGGAGGTGCGATCATGTCCATTATCGATGCCGACGCCCACGTCGTCGAGTCCGAGCATACTTGGGACTACATGGAACCGGCCGACCAAAAGTATCGTCCGCTCGTCGTCAAGCCGACCGGCGAGGGGGGCGGCGAGTACTGGTTCATCGACGGCAAGATCCGGGGACTGGTGCGTATCGTCATGACCGCCCAGGAACTGGGCGAGGTGGCCGAACGCACCGGCCGGGTGATGTTCACGCCTCAGGAAACGCGCGAGATGGAGAACGTCGAGGCTCGCCTCAAGCACATGGACGAGCTGGGCATCGACGTGCAGGTACTCTATCCCACCATCTTCATCGAGCAGGTCACCGACAAGGCCTCGGTGGAGATCCCGCTCTGCAAGAGCTACAATCGCTGGCTGACCGACCTTCACAACCGAGGGAAAGGACGCCTGCGCTGGATCTGCGTGCTGCCGTTGCTGGATATGAGCGCGGCCCTTGAGGAGTTGGAGTACTGCAAGCAGAACGGCGCCTGCGGGGTCTTCATGCGCCCCATCGAGGGCCATCGCCTGCTCACCGATCCCTACTTCTACCCCCTCTACGAGAAGGTGAGCGAGCTCGACATGGCCGTGGGCGTGCACGTCGGCAACGGCAACCCCCAGGAGCTGGACCTCGTGTCCCAGTACAACGGCGGCGGCAGCTTCTGGAAGTTCCGCATCCCGGTCATCGGCATGTTCCACTCGGTGATCATGGGCGAGATCCCGAAGATGTTCCCCAAGCTCCGCTTCCACTGGGCCGAGGCCGCGGCGCTCTGGGTCCCGTACGTGGTCAAGGACCTGCAGCGCCGCTGGGGCGCGCAGAACAAGGACCTGCCGGACAACATCCTGAAGGAGTACCGGCAGTACGTGTCGTGCCAGACCGACGACGACGTGGACTACGTCCTGCGGTACTCGGGAGAAGACAACATCGTCATCGGCACCGACTACGGCCACAACGACCAGTCCACCGAGATCGAGGCGCTGCGGAACCTGAAGGAGCTGGGCAGCATTACGGAGCCGCAGTACGACAAGATTGTTACGGACAACCCGAGGACGCTGTTTGCGTTGAATTAGGTAGCGCCAGGTTCCCCCTCGTTGGGCGGGAGCCAGCCTTTCAGGCAAGGACAGGGCGGGTTTCGACCCGCCCTGTGTCGTTGTGAGTCAACGAAGCGCTAGTCCGCCTTGGTGCGCACGCGCCAGCGCTGATACTTGCCCCGGGCCTCGTCGCAGGTCTCCAGGGTCAACCCGCGGATGAGGTGCACCGGCCGGCCGCCGCCTCCCTCCCGAGAGTCACCACCCGCCACCGTCACGCAGAACTCCGGTGCGCTCTTGGCGACGATCTCGCCGGTGGCCGCGAGCGAGAAGCCCTGCGGCGCCGACCCGTCGCACTTCGCCAAGCCGAGCCGGGCGCCCGCCCGGGACCCGCCCGCGGTCATGCACACGTCGAAGCCCGGCATGTGGAACCGCCCCGCCTTGATGGCGTCGCTGTCGAACCCCTGGTCGACGCCGATCTGTCCCTGATAGCTGTAGCAACTGTGCGCCTGGAGGCCCCTGTCGACCCTGGCGCGCTGCTTGTGGCCGCGGATGTCGAGGCAAAAGCCGCGCGGTTCGTCGAGGCGGTCGACAAGCAGGACCTCCACCGTTTCGCCCGCTTGAGCGGGGAAGGCAAGCGGGGCGCCGATGAGCACGGCTAGAATCATGAGACCAAGGTATTTCATGGAAGCTCCGTTCTTTGGCTGGACGGACATAGCGGTTTCAAATTAGACGCGCGGCGGTTTCAACGATCCAGTTTCAACAGGCGGGCGGCGGTACCGCCCAGGATATCCTCCTTGACCTGCTCTGGCAGTTCCAGGTTCCGGACGGCCTCGATGTATTCGCGGATGGCCTGGTTGCCCTTGCCGCCTTGCGTGCTCACGCCGGTGAAGTTCTGCGGATAGTCCGTGGCGAACACGAGCCGTTCCGGCCGGATGCCCAGCAGCCCGCAACGAAAGGCCGTGATTCCACCCTCGAAACCCGAGAGGTCGAAGTAGAGCCGGTCGAAATACTCGTCGAACGAGTGCTTCAGGGTGCCGAACCGGTGCGCCATGGCCACCAGCCGGTCCTTGAGCGCCGAAATGCCGCCGCCGAAGTGCCCGATGACGAAGTCGAGTTGCGGGTGCCGGTCCAGCACCCCTCCGGCGATCAGGCGAATGGTGGCGATGGTGAGGTCGATCTCCCGGCCGATGATACGCGGCAGATCGTAGCCCTGAATGGAATCGTACCCCTTGGGCACGAGCGCCGGATGCACGAAGATCGGAACGCCGAGCCGCGCCACTCGCTCGTAGAACCGGTCCAGCTCCGGCGCGTCAAGCGAGAGGCCGCCCACCTGCGAGGTGACCGTCACCCCGTGGAGCCCCCGCTCCAGGACCGCCCGGTCCAACTCGTCCAGCGCCTTGTCCCCTTCAAGGACAGGCGCATGCGCGAGCCCGACGAACCGCCCCTTGTGCTCCCGCTCCAGCTCCGCGTAGCAATCATTGATGACCCTGCAATCCTCGAGACTCCCGTCCCACCCCAGGTGGCAGGACACCACCGACACGTCCACCCCCGCCTCGTCCATGTCCCGAAGCTGCGCCTCGGCGTCGTACAGCTTCGAATGCAGCGTCATCCGCGGGACGCCACCGTCGGTGGCCACGGTTACCGTGTCCGAGTAGAGGCCCTTCTGGCGCGCCAGTTCCGCGGGCACGTAGTGATGTTGGAAGTCTACGACCACGGTTCAGCTCATTGGGTGAAGGCCAAGGAGCATACGCAGGCTTTCCTCGACCTGTCCCATGATTGCGTCGGAAGCTCGCCCCGCCCGCTCGATGAGGTATTCTTTGTCCAAGGTCATGATCTGCGACACATTTATTACAGACGTCCGCGGCAAACCTGTCCCTCGCCGGGCAAGGGAGACATTACCGGGTGCCTCGGCCAATCTGAGGTTGGAGGTGATGGCCAACGCGACCACGGTCCGAATTCGGCTTCGGTTGAAGCCGTCGGATTGAACGATCAGAACAGGGCGGCGGTACCCTGGCTCTGATCTCCCCGGCACCGGCAAGTCCGCCCACCAGATCTCACCACGATTCACCACTCGTCTCCGGCAGGCAACGAAAGGAATTGGAGGGCCTCGAGTCGTTTATCGAGCGCGGAAATCGAAGGGTCTTGGCCGTACACGGCGTTGAGCCGTTCCGTCAACTGGTCGCCAGCGTGCCGCGCAACGAACTCATCGACAGCCTTCGTGTAGAGTTCGCTCCGGGAGATCCCCAACCTCTTCGCCGTACGCTCCCCGGCCTCGAAAACTTCGTCTCGAATGGAAATGGCTGTTTTCATGATTTGCAGTATAACCCAGGTTATACTTCTGCACAATCCCAGGGTGTCTTGCCATCCACCGAAGGACGGTTGATAATGCATGTTCAAGGGTGAAGTCCTTCTTTCCCTGAACGGTTGAGTCGTGACTTATCCTGCCTTGCGGATGGAACACCCTGCCTTGCCGATGGACCTCACCATGAACCGCCGCCGGCTCCCCATCGGGATCCAGGACTTTCGGACAATCCGGGAGCGGGACGGCTACTATTACGTGGACAAGACGCCCCTCATCCGGGAATTGGTGGAAGGGGGGCGGTACTACTTCCTGTCCCGCCCGCGCCGGTTCGGCAAGAGCCTCCTGATGGATACCTTGCAGGAACTGTTCGAGGGAAACGAGGCCCTGTTCAGGGGTCTGGACATCCACGGACACTGGGACTGGTCGGACCGTCACCCGGTGGTGGGGCTGAGCTTTGGCGGGAAGTACAACGAGCCGGACGACCTGGAGCGCAGCACGCTCAACCAGTTGGCGATCATCGAACACGGCGCCGGTCTCGAGCCGGTGCCGGACACCGGACCGGAGCGTCTGCGCAATCTCCTGTATCGCCTGCATCACGCCACCGGCCGGCCCGCCGTGGTGCTGGTGGACGAGTACGACAAGCCGATCCTGGACGCACTGGAAACCCCGGACTTGGCGAAGGCGAACCGCGACTATCTGCGGGGTTTCTACGGGATCATCAAGGACAGCGCCCGACACGTGCGGTTTGTCCTGGTCACCGGGGTGAGCATGTTCTCGAAGGTGAGTCTGTTTTCGGGCCTCAACAACCTGGAGGACATCAGCCTGGACCCGCGCTACGCCACGATCTGCGGGTACACGGATGGGGACCTGGACCGGGTGTTCGGCCCGGAGTTGCCGGGTCTGGATCGGGACGAGATCCGGCGCTGGTACAACGGCTATCACTGGCTCGGTGAGGAAAGGGTCTACAACCCCTTCGATCTGCTGCTGCTGTTCCGGCGGCGCCGGTTCAGCCCCTACTGGTTCGAGACCGGCTCGCCCACGTTCCTGTACCGGATGCTGGTGGAAAAGAAAGTCAATCCGATGACCCTGGAGAATCGGGTCACGGATGCAGGGCTTGTGTCAAAGTTCGACGTGGACGACATCGGCATCGATGCGCTGCTGTTCCAGACCGGCTACCTCACCATCGTGGGCGAAACGTGGGACGGCGTGGAGACGCTCTACACGCTGGACTATCCCAACTTCGAGGTGCGCCGCAGCCTGAACCAGGGACTTCTGGAATACATGACCCGGCGGGGACGGGAGGCCGTGGACCAGGGGAAGGAACTGGTTGGCCTTCTCTCGGCGAACGACTTCACGGGTTTCGGGGAGCGGCTGCAGGCGTATCTGTCGGGGATTCCGCATCAATGGTACGACCGCAGCGAGGTCGAACGATACGAGGCGCATTACGCCAGCATGCTGTACATGGGTTTCCGGGCAATCGGAATGGACCTTCGTGTAGAGGACGCATCGAGCCACGGCCGCTCGGACATGGTGGTGTTTCACCGCGGGCAGGTATTCGTGCTGGAGTTCAAGATGGCGGACGGGGAGGGGGAGGCGGCCGCGGTGATGGACCGGGCCATGTCCCAACTGAGGGAGCGCGGCTATGGGGAGAAGTACAGGGACCGGGGGGAGCCGATTCACCTGGTAGGGATGGTCTTCGGCCGGAAGGAGCGGAACCTGCTGGGGATCCGGCACGAGCGCGGCTGATGAACAACGCCAACGCCATCATCCCCAGCACCTGCTGGGAATGCAGCGCCCATTGCGGCTCACTTGTGACCGTCGAGGACGGGCGGGTCACCAAGGTGTCGCCTTACCCGGAACACCCGGCGTCCCTGGGGGCCTTCTGCGTGAAGGGAATCCGGGGTCTGCCGGAGCTGACCTACCATCCGGACCGGGTGCTCTACCCCATGAAGCGCACCGGTCCGCGGGGCGGGGGGCGGTGGCAGCGGGTGTCGTGGGACGAGGCGCTGGACGAGATGGCGGAGTCGATGCTGGCGGTGCGGGAGCGGTACGGTCCGGCGGCGCTGTGCGGCGCGGTGAGCAACGCGCACTTCAGCCGCGGGGTGATGCTGGCGCTGCTGTTGCGGGCGTTCGGGTCGCCCAACTGGATGATGAACCAGGACCTGTGCGGCGGGTGCCGGGCGCTGAGCGACCGCATCACGGGGCTGGCCATCAGCAAGGGCGAGGACATCGACAACACGCGCTGCGCGCTGATTGTGGGGCGCAATCCGTACGCGGCGGACCCGCCGCAGTGGCAGGCGCTCAAGCGCGCCAAGGCGAAGGGCGCACGCGTCGTGGTCATCGATCCCGGCGAGACGCCGGCGGCCACCATGGCGGACCTGTGGCTGCGGCCCCGGCCAGGCACGGACGCCGCCATCGGGCTGGCGATGATCCACTGGCTGGTGGAGCACGGGCGCTACGACCGCGACTTCGTGGAGCGCTGGTGCCACGGGTTCGACGCTCTGGCGGAGCGGGCGGCCCGGTACCCCGCCGAGCGCGCGGCCGAGTTGACCGGAGTGCCGCGGGCGGAAATCGAACGCGCCGCGGAGCTCTACGCCGACGGGCCGTCCTGCTTCGTGAGCGGCCACGGTATCGATGCCTTCAGTGCCGGCGTCCAGACCTTCCGCGCTTTCCATTGCCTGGTGGCCATCAGCGGCAACCTGGACCGCAAGGGCGGCAACCGCCGCGTGAAGAAACCGGCCGGGTTCACCAACTACATCGAGGTGTTGCACAAGCCCGAGTTCCGGCTGCCCCTGGAAATGGAGAACCGGACCATCGGTGCGGACCGGTTTCCGCTATGGGCCGGCCCCGAGGGCTGGCAGACGGCCTGCCACAACCCGTCGGTGATCGAAGCGGTGCTGAGCGGCAAGCCGTACCCGGTGCGCGCCATGTATGTCAGCGGCGTCAACATCGTGGTCACCTATCCCGACACCCCGAAGACCCTGGCGGCGCTCAAGTCCCTGGACTTCCTCGCGGTGGCCACCCACATGATGAACCCCACGGCCGAGTACGCGGACATCGTGCTGCCCAAGACCACGGGGCTCGAGGACGAGGAGGTGTCGCTGGAAGGGTCCGGTCCGTGCCTGAGCCTCATCCAGCCCGCGGTGGAGCCGCTGGGGGAGGCGCGTGGCGACTTCCGCATCGCCCATGACCTGGCCCGGCGCATCGAAGCCCGAGGTGTCACCGAAGCGCGGCGTTTCATTCCCTGGGAGACCAAGCGCGAGTTCAACGAGTTCCTGCTGGGGGACTGCGGCGTCACCGTGGAGCAGATGCGCGAGAAGGGGTACGCCAATTTTCCGTTCACCTACGGTGACTTCGAGAAGGCCGGGTTCAAGACCAAGACCGGCAAGGTGGAGCTCTACTCCGAACGCCTTGCGGAGCTGGGTCTCGACCCGCTGCCCGACTACACGCCCACGCGGTCGGAGCGTGAAACCCCCGCGGTGCGCGACGCATACCCGTTGACTCTGTTGACCGGAGTGCGCGAGCGCACCTACCACCACTCGCGCTTCCGCGACCAGGGCTGGGCGCGCAAGGTGTCGCCGGACCCGTGGCTCCAACTGCATCCCGAGACGGCTACGCGGTACCGGCTGGCCGAGGACGACTGGGTCTGGGTGGAGACCGCCGGCGGTCCGGGCCGCTGCCGCCTGAAGGTCCGTGTCACCGAGGCCACCCTGCCCGGGGTGGCGCGCACCGGCATGGGCTGGTGGTACCCGGAGGCGGAGGCCCCGCACCGGGGCGCGCTGGAAGTGAACATCAACGCCGCCATGCGCTATGATGGGCCGTGGGATCCGGTGACTGGGTCCGCGGACACGCGCGGGCTGCCGTGCCGTATTGCCAAGGTCGAGAGTTTGTGAGAACACCAGTTGAAGGAAACACTGGTAGATCGGAACAGCGCCCTTCGACTTCGCTATGCAAAGTCTGTCCCGATTTCGTGGCCGGGGCCCAGGGCGAAGGGTGTGTGATCGCACGCGGGGTTAGAACTTCGGAGGAAGACCCATGCTGAACATAGTCAGAGAACCGGCCGTGCTGAATCAGCCCGTGGTGGACCCTGCGGCCTGGACCGCGGAGGACCTGGACGCCGACCAGAGCTGGATCCACCCGCTGACCGAGAGCGAGATCGCGGATCTGGACGCGGCCGTCGCTCGGGTGGAGGAGCGCGGGCTGGACGTCCTGGACATCACCCGGGACGACTTCGTGCTTTCGACCCTGGGGGACCGGCTCGATGAGATCGCCGACGACGTGGTCAACGGCCGCGGCATCGGGCTCATACGGGGCGTGCCGGTGGAGCGCTACAGCCGCATGCAGGCCGCCATCGCCTTCTGGGGCATCGGCCTCTTCCTCGGCTATCCCGTGTCCCAGAACTCCAAGGGGCACCTGCTGGGCCACGTGGCCGACCTCGGCGGCACCCTCAAGAACCCGAAGCACCGCGGCTACCAGACCCACGACATGCTGCCCTTTCACTCCGACGCCTGCGACGTGGTCGTGCTGATGTGCCTGCACCCGGCCAAGTCCGGCGGCAGCAGCCGCTTCACGAGCACCCTCAACGTCTACAACGAGATGCTGAAACGCCGGCCCGAGTTGGTGGCGGAGCTGGCCGCCCCCATCTACCGCGACCGGCGCGAAGAGGTTCCCGAGGGCAAGGACCCGTGGTGGCAGCTCCCGATCTTCAACTTCTACGAAGACTACCTGACGGTGAGCGCGGGCGGCACCTACATACGCTCCGCCCAGCGGTTCGAGCAGTTGCCGCGCCACACCAAGGAACTCAAGGAGGCCCTGGACCTCTTCGCCAAGCTGAACAACGAGCTGTCGTACGACATGGAGTTCCTGCAAGGGGACGTGCAGATCCTGCACAACCACGTCACCTGCCATTCGCGCACGGAGTTCGAGGACTATCCCGAGCTGGAACGCCGGCGCAACCTGCTGCGCCTCTGGCTCGGCACCCCCGGCGGACGGCCGCTGCCGCCGGCGTACGACGACCGCTTCGCCCACCTCAAGCCCGGCGAACGCCCTGCGGGCGGCGTCGTGGTGCCGGGTACGGTGTACAGCGCGCCGTTGTATCCGGAGTAAGTCAGGGGCGACTCGGACCCCATGGGACGTTTGCGCCAAGTCGCGTCCAGCGCTATACTCCGCCTCATGAAAACACCGCCGCGCCGCACGCTACAATCCAAGAGAGCTTAGGCTCCGCGTGCGGTAGCGGCATCTCAACTCCCAATCAGGTTTTCACCAGTCAGAGTTTCTCGATCATGCAGTCGCGCAGTTATGCGGTTCTCATAGATGCCGGTTTTCTGAAACGAAAATTGGGATCGCGTGAGAAACCGCTGAATGCTGACGACGTCCGCGA
This window encodes:
- a CDS encoding LLM class flavin-dependent oxidoreductase; translated protein: MLFSIHAPARNAEEITRRAVAAEALGFHALFFADGHLNNLDGFQAMTVCALRTERLRFGIAATTMAYRDPTTLALSAATCNEISDGRAILGLGTGDGSTYRLGRKATPLKEFAAGLATIRELIQGRRIEVPRGKEGAGTTALTVGKLPVPLYVAAEGPRSLRVAGRYSDGIMLGTGFDLDVLEWAQAHIAAGAKEDGRELSDIDVAMAGMISVDEDGDRARDIVRYRLANRAHHNFRFTYETVPPEELDGVKRFMAGFDISKPLEERADPALITDYLLHRFAIAGTPAECIARVRELGEAGVTHLLLTPPNRVFDHTMELWGREVIPACADVG
- a CDS encoding amidohydrolase family protein yields the protein MYIDCDTHYFPVKFLEGISDQYPESPRVVRNGDEVKSVLPDGTLIKDQSPKGRWHLDTRVAQADFEGFDKHVLIPENRELLYTWDRDLGCELARRYNDAVARDLAECAHPERYIGVGWVFLPDVEESCRELDRMVNQLGLKAVKFMGGFEDANLGAERLWPFYDKVCQLDVPILVHDTASDRQGHPNPALVGIEQLFLEADNNALPFLLAFPFRYIVDMGSLILRGALKEFPDLRICFVEGSAAFVPWLMNRLDMDPDARKKLGKAPSEFFSQIWVSAFAAETSVRYACDFWKDHNLTVGSDYPHNDPSGTWKEGTVRMVQELEGISDEDKEKILGGNAMRLFGMA
- a CDS encoding zinc-binding dehydrogenase, encoding MPTKSRAAILVESRKPLVVDEVTFPDPAPDQVLVKLYASGICHSQLHQIQRSPEEQRSKLPALLGHESTGVVVAKGRDVTHVKEGDRVFTTWVDRNAPESPLPPVSHALNMRPPIPAVWREQSIWASASTWAEHLVASERVVLPMDDDVDTEVTSVIGCAVTTGSGAIINTLRVGPGQSVAVYGVGGIGMCAISAAAVVDAYPLIAVDLDDEKLEFAKGFGATHCINAGKVDPVEAITDLTGGGADYALDAVGHPTTQDQILRSVRTGAPGLERGGTALLIGLPPPGATPLINTNLFAGGRYFTRTHAGDCLPDRDFPTFVRWYREGKLKLDDLVTRRYSLDQVNEAVADLEEGKILGRAIFTYA
- a CDS encoding amidohydrolase family protein produces the protein MSIIDADAHVVESEHTWDYMEPADQKYRPLVVKPTGEGGGEYWFIDGKIRGLVRIVMTAQELGEVAERTGRVMFTPQETREMENVEARLKHMDELGIDVQVLYPTIFIEQVTDKASVEIPLCKSYNRWLTDLHNRGKGRLRWICVLPLLDMSAALEELEYCKQNGACGVFMRPIEGHRLLTDPYFYPLYEKVSELDMAVGVHVGNGNPQELDLVSQYNGGGSFWKFRIPVIGMFHSVIMGEIPKMFPKLRFHWAEAAALWVPYVVKDLQRRWGAQNKDLPDNILKEYRQYVSCQTDDDVDYVLRYSGEDNIVIGTDYGHNDQSTEIEALRNLKELGSITEPQYDKIVTDNPRTLFALN
- a CDS encoding ricin-type beta-trefoil lectin domain protein, encoding MKYLGLMILAVLIGAPLAFPAQAGETVEVLLVDRLDEPRGFCLDIRGHKQRARVDRGLQAHSCYSYQGQIGVDQGFDSDAIKAGRFHMPGFDVCMTAGGSRAGARLGLAKCDGSAPQGFSLAATGEIVAKSAPEFCVTVAGGDSREGGGGRPVHLIRGLTLETCDEARGKYQRWRVRTKAD
- a CDS encoding amidohydrolase family protein, which encodes MVVDFQHHYVPAELARQKGLYSDTVTVATDGGVPRMTLHSKLYDAEAQLRDMDEAGVDVSVVSCHLGWDGSLEDCRVINDCYAELEREHKGRFVGLAHAPVLEGDKALDELDRAVLERGLHGVTVTSQVGGLSLDAPELDRFYERVARLGVPIFVHPALVPKGYDSIQGYDLPRIIGREIDLTIATIRLIAGGVLDRHPQLDFVIGHFGGGISALKDRLVAMAHRFGTLKHSFDEYFDRLYFDLSGFEGGITAFRCGLLGIRPERLVFATDYPQNFTGVSTQGGKGNQAIREYIEAVRNLELPEQVKEDILGGTAARLLKLDR
- a CDS encoding type II toxin-antitoxin system PemK/MazF family toxin is translated as MNRGEIWWADLPVPGRSEPGYRRPVLIVQSDGFNRSRIRTVVALAITSNLRLAEAPGNVSLARRGTGLPRTSVINVSQIMTLDKEYLIERAGRASDAIMGQVEESLRMLLGLHPMS
- a CDS encoding AAA family ATPase, encoding MDLTMNRRRLPIGIQDFRTIRERDGYYYVDKTPLIRELVEGGRYYFLSRPRRFGKSLLMDTLQELFEGNEALFRGLDIHGHWDWSDRHPVVGLSFGGKYNEPDDLERSTLNQLAIIEHGAGLEPVPDTGPERLRNLLYRLHHATGRPAVVLVDEYDKPILDALETPDLAKANRDYLRGFYGIIKDSARHVRFVLVTGVSMFSKVSLFSGLNNLEDISLDPRYATICGYTDGDLDRVFGPELPGLDRDEIRRWYNGYHWLGEERVYNPFDLLLLFRRRRFSPYWFETGSPTFLYRMLVEKKVNPMTLENRVTDAGLVSKFDVDDIGIDALLFQTGYLTIVGETWDGVETLYTLDYPNFEVRRSLNQGLLEYMTRRGREAVDQGKELVGLLSANDFTGFGERLQAYLSGIPHQWYDRSEVERYEAHYASMLYMGFRAIGMDLRVEDASSHGRSDMVVFHRGQVFVLEFKMADGEGEAAAVMDRAMSQLRERGYGEKYRDRGEPIHLVGMVFGRKERNLLGIRHERG